The genome window GGTTTGCGACGGAATGCAAAAAGAAGGAATCTGGATCTATTTCTGGATCGGAGTCAAAGAGGAACACATTCCCGGAGTCTGCGCCTTTTTAAAAAACCTTCCGCAGGACCTCGAATCCAAAAAAGAAGTGAGTACATTTTAATATTCTAATGAATTCTCTCGTTTTCTTATACGACGGCGATTGTTCTTTCTGTGCGAATCTCGCAGCGAAACTGCAATCGATCAACCTCGACCCAAAGATCCGCTTTCGTTCGTTCCGCGATTTTTCGGAAAAAGAGTTACGGGAAATCCATCCTTCTTTGAACGTTTCCGTGGCGGAAGGGAACGTGCAGATGATCGCGGATGGAAGAAGATACCCCGGCTTTTTCGCGATCCGCAAACTCAGCCATTCCCTCAAAGGATATCGGTGGATCGCACCGCTTTTGTATCTTCCGTTGATTCCTATTTTCGGAATGATAGGAATCGGTCTATTAAAGACCCTGAAAAGCCGTTAATCCTTCGTAAAACACGAGCCTTGCGTCGAGTGCGAGCCTGTTTCCATCCAGCACTCGATTCCGTTTTTCATCGGTGTCGGCGACGACCTCGATCAATCGAAAGAGTTTTTCCGCGTGGGATTCGTCGGCTTCCAAATTTACTTGAAAAAATTTTCCTTCGGGCAAGGGAATTCTGGTTTTCAGATCGCGATAAGACTCAAACATTCTTGAATATTCCAATTTCAGCAAGTATTCGTTCGCCGGTCCGAGCGCCCCGAGCGCGGAATAAAAATCGGAAGTGGTGATCTTCCGCATCAGATCCAAATAAGCTTGTGTTTCCGGAAGTTTGTGCCGTTCTTCGACGATTTCTCCCATGTCGGAAAGGAATTTTTTCAGAATTCGAACATGGGAATCTTCCGCCTTCCCTTCCCCCAATTCCTCCCAAATATTCTGAACGAGAACGATCTTCGCTTCCACGGATTCGGAGATCGCGGCCGTATTTAAAAACCAGTTTACGAAATCGACGCTTACGAAGTATTCCTGACGAAGCCAAAGAAGAAGATCCTCCTTTTCCATTCTTCTTTCTTTTTGTTCCAGCCAACGGTTGGAAGTCAATACCGGATGATTGCGAACCGAATCTTCCAAAGTATTGCGAAAGGAAATCGTCGTTTGTTTCAGGCTTGCGGTCTGCATAAATTCAAGTCTATGTCCGTGAGAGAATCCGACGGATCTTTTTTTGAGAATATAAAAATCGATCCGTTTCGAATTCTCTGCGAGCGATGTTTAAAATCTCTTGAAACAAGGTTTTTTCGTCCCCTAGGCTCTGACGATAACAAATCGGAAAGCTGGAATAAAACGGGGACAAACCCGGAGTTAAATTGATTTCCAGAAAGAAGGGATTTCCCGAAGAATCCAATTTCCAGTCGAGTCTTGCCGCGCCGGAAGTTCCCAAAGATTTGCAAAGATGAAGACTTTGTTCCTGAAGGAATGTTTCCAATCGGGACGGACAATCGAATACGAGCGTCTCCGGCATTCGATCTTTGGATTTCGTTTTTTCCCCGTAGACTTCCTCGACTTTGAGCGCTTCCTGCAAGATCAATCTCCCGGCCCCGGTTGCGCGGTAACCGAGAGTTTCCGAACCCATTACGGAAATCGTATATTCAGTTCCTCTTAAATACGTTTCGACTAAGTAAGGGAAGAATTCCTCCGGGTTCGCGGATAAAAATGCGCGTAGTTCGGACAAGTCGTGAACGATATTTCGTTCACCGATTCCGAGGCTGGAACCTTCTCCCGCGGGTTTCACGAAAGCGGGAAATGAAACTCCGTTCGGAAGAACTGCGTTTTCCCGGGAAAAAACGCGTCGTGTTTTCAAGAACGAATCTTCTTTTAAAAAAACGAGATCTTGTTTTTTCATGGGAGAATTTCGATCTGCAACGGAAACGTTTTGCAGATTCTCCGTCATCGTATTCTTGGAACGCACCAAAAACCCCGGAGCCACGGGCAATCCGATCGAATCCGCAAAGATCCGCGTCAGATTCTTATCCAAAGAAACGCTCTGTGCATAGCCGTCCGAGCCTGTATGGGGAAACCCGAACAATTCCGCCGCGGCCGGAATCAAGGACTCCCGATTGCGGGACCGAAATCCTTCCATCAAATGAAACAAGACGGGACGTTCTTTGCGATCCAAACGTGCGTAAACCTGCAGAGTTTCCAAAAGCTCTTCGGGTGTAGTTACGAGTTCCACCCTTTCATCCATGTCGCTTAACAATTTCGTGATCGAATCGACCGAAATTTTCGATTCCCACTCTTGTTTATAGTGGTCCGGAATCTCTCCTTCGAACTCGTACAGATCCGCATACAACAAAACGGTGGGCTTTTTGTTTCGATCAAATTCGCCCGCTCCGAACGTTTCGGGAAGACCGGATCGACTCGTATTCGAAAGGCCCGCTTCTTTTTCGTCTCTGTTTCGCGTTTCTTCTTTCATAAAAACTTTTTCTCTTTGGCCCCGTAGCTGTTCGGAGCGATCCGATCCCAGATTTCGGCGGAAAGAGAAGGATAGAATTCCTCCCGATCGCTATCGGGAGGTTCCGGACTGAGATGATAGGTTCCGCGTAACGCGGAGCGGAATACGTGCATTCGTTCCGGTTTGTAATAACCGAGATACCAATCGGGGGTCAAAGTGATCTTGCCCCCGCCTCCGGGAAGATCGTTGACGAACTGTGGAATCCCCATTCCTGCGATTTTTCCTCTCAAATAAGAGATGATTTCGATTCCTTTGGCGAGAGGGGTACGAAATCCTCTCGAGCCCGGAATCAATTCCGGGTCGTACATATAATACGCGCGAATCCGCAACTCCAACAGTTTTTTATGAAGTTCTAACATAGCTTCTCCGGAATCGTTGATCCCTTTTAGGAGAACGCACTGATTTCCCACGCTGACTCCGGCTTTCAAAAGTTTCAACACGGCTTCCTTCGCTTCTTTCGTACATTCGTTGGCGTGGTTGAACTGAGTGTTGCAGAAGATCGAAAGTCGATCGGTGTTGTGTGATTCGATGACGGCACAAAGTTCGGAAGTGATTCGAAACGGAAGCGTGACCGGATTTCTGGTTCCGAGCCTGCAGATCTTTACGTGATCGATTTTTTCCAGACGTTCCAAAATCCAATCGATCTTGGAATCGGAAAGATTGAGAGGGTCCCCTCCCGATAATACGACGTCGCGTATTTCCCTACGCGATTCTATGTATTCGAACGCGGCTTCCAGATCTCCGGTCAACATTCTTTCCCTGGAATCGGAAACCTTGCGTCCTCTCATACAATGTCTGCAATACACGGAACATTCGTGATTGGTAAACAAAAGGACTCGGTCGGGATACATATGCGTCAGTCCTTTTACGGGAGAAAGGCGTTCTTCGTGCAGCGGATCGGGAGATTCTTCCGGTGAAAAAACGGACTCGGCCTCGCGCGGAACGATCATCTTTCGGATCGGATCTTCCGGATCGTTCGGGTCCGTTAGAGAAATGTAATATGGCGTCGCGGAAACGTTGAGACGGATCGTATCGGAGATTCCGATTTTTTCGCCTTCCGTTAATGCGAAATAACGTTCCAGCTCGAATCCTCGCACCCGATTCTGGAGCTGTGCCTTGTAATCGTTCCATACGAAAGAAGAAAACAACGCGGTGCGGTTTGCGGAACATTCTTGTCCCGAAAGAGAAGCAAAGGAATGCGGCTGCGAAGTCTTCATAAGAGGGTTCTTCCTATTTTCTCCGTGTAGGAGGAAAATCAAGCAAAGGGAAAAAGAAAATGCCAAAAGGACCCGTTTTCAGAAACTGTCCGTGATGACTGCATTTTCCGGCGATTTTCTCCAGGCTCTTGCCTTCGACGTGGACGGGACCTTATTCTCCTCCGAAGAAATCATTCTCGAAGTCTATCGCGACTCGATCCGTAATTTTTCCGAAACCACGGGGATTCCGATCGAACTTCCGTCCCGGGACAGAATCATGATGGAAATCGGAAAACCGGTCAAAACGATCTTTCAAAATCTTCTCCCTCAACTCAACGAAGAACAAAGAGACGGCATTTCCGACAGCGTATTGAAATTCTTATGCCAACGCATCCGAAACGGAGAGGGAGAATTCTACCCCGGCGTCAAAGAAACGATCGAATCCCTTTCCAAAAAAGGATTCCGCATCCTGGCCGCCTCAAACGGCAGAAGACCGTATGTCGAAACCATTTTGGAAGTTGCAGGTGTTCTTTCCTTTTTCGATCCGATTCTCGTCCTGGACAACGATCGGATCAAGACCAAGGGAGGAATTCTCAAAGAATACGTAAAACTCTACGGTCTTGAACCGGACAAAATCCTCATGATCGGAGACAGACTTTCGGACCACGAAGCGGCCCGTCAAAACGGATGCCCGTTCGCATTCTGCGCCTACGGTCACGCGCCCGCCGGGGAAATCCCCGACTTTGAATTGGAACTCAAAAACCTTACGGATCTGACCGCAATCCTGTAGATTTTTGCCTGCATAGAATTCCCTTTTTTTCCGAAAATGAAAACGTGCCGGATTCCGAAAAAAGAAAAAATCTCATCTTCATACTCGCCGGAATTATTTTTACATTGGTGCTTTTGGATAAAAGCACCGGGTCCGGTTTTTCCATTTCCGGCGCGGGATTTCAGGGGTTTCGCAACATCGGTAAGTTTGGCCCCGAATCCTCCTCTTCTCCAAAGGGAAATCTCAATCACAAAGAAATCATGGATCAAGCCGAGGATGAAATCTTAGGCGAACTTCTCCAAAATGGAGACGTGCAGACTTCTTCCGAAAACGCAAACTCCATCGAAGAGGATTTGGACGAGGACAATCTCGTTCCCGTTCTCGAACCTCCGATTACGAACGTTTTATCCGAAAAAGAATCGGAACACGGTTCCGCACACGCAAGCGTTCCGATCCCGAGCGAAAAGGGAGAATTGTCTTTGTATTTTCTGAAGTTCTACGGAAAAGGAAACAAAAGTCATTCCCGGCTCGTGAAGGTTTTGCGTCTTTCCAAAGGAGGAGATCGGGTCAAGCTCATCCTGAATTCCCTGATCGCGGGACCGGTTTCTGTGGAAAAAGAAAAAGGAATTTTGAATTCGATTCCGCAATCCCTGCGCTATGACTCCGATTACGAAATCCAAAACGGGGTTTTGAAACTTTCTTTAAGCGGGGATTTGGAACGAGGCGCCGGGCCTGAAATTCTTAAGGATCGAATCGATCAGCTTACTTACAGCCTTATGGAGAATCTCCCGATCCGAGGCATTCAACTCTCCATCAACGGTAAATTTGTGCGTTCTCTCGGCGGAGAAGGAATGCCGTTGCCCTCTCTTCTGACCAAAAACCCGAGAAAGATCGTCGTTTTTTAATCGTCAAACAACGAGTACAGGCAAAGTCGCTTGAACCGGACGATAAATCCTGATTGTTTATAGAATAGCGTTTTTAAAATGAGGAAGCCGGGTTCCGTTTCGGAGTTTGCAATACCGCATGAGATTTTTTTTGGGAAACAATCAAAAAATAAAACTCCTCGCTCGGAGAGTTTTTTTCAATCCGTTCCCGGAAGATTATCTGAGAATCTATCAACCGGACATCCGAAGAGCGACGGTCATTTACTTTTTCTTCTGCATCGGAATCAGTTTTCTTTCCGCCTTGGTCCCCGACGGCGCCTCTCCTCTCGGTGAAGAAAATCGCGTCCTTGTATACTCCCGTTTGACGGTCGTATTGTTGTCCGCTTTTTTTGCATTTCTACTTATAAAATGGAAATCCTCTTTTCGCAGAACCATCGAACGATTCAGTATTTTTTCCTCGGGCACGATCGTGTTTTCGATTCTTCCGTACGTGTTTTTGGATTCGGAAAGAATGGGACTTTACTTTCATTTTTATACGACCCTCGTCGTGAGCGGAAACATTCTGCTTTGGTTCACGGGAACGACCGTGATCTTTTTCAATGCGCTCTTTTACTTCTCTTTGGTTTTATGCACCACGTTAACCGGAAACGCGACCGCTTTGCAGCACGACTTTGCAAACGTTCTGATTTATCTTTTTACGGGAGTGTTCGGAAATCTTCTCATCAATTTCTGGAGAGTGATGGATCACCGCGCCAAGAAAAAACTGCAGAAGGCGGTGAACAAACTTAGGGATAAGAACATTCAAATCGAAAAAATTTCCAAGGTGGACGAGCTTACGCGGCTTTACAACCGGAGATATCTGATCGAACAGTTCGAACTCTTTCTAAAGCGCGCACAACGTTATAAATTCTCCCTTGCGATGATCATCTTGGATATGGATTATCTCAAGGAAATCAACGATTCTTACGGACATCTCGCGGGGGATTCGGCCTTAAAGACGATTTCCGACGTGATGAAACAAAGGGTAAGGGCGACGGATATCTGTTCGCGGATCGGCGGGGACGAGTTTTGTATTCTTCTCGACGCGATCAAAAAAGACGATCTTTCTCAGCTTTGCGAAAAGTTGCGCAAGGAAGTTTCCGAAAAGGAATTGTCTTATCGAACCAAAAGCGGAGCTTCCGTAAAAATTTCCGTTTCGATTGGGGCCTGTATCTTCGGCCCCGAGGAAGAATTCAGTTTCGACGATATCTATCACTCCATCGATTCGGCCTTATACGAATCGAAAAAAAAAGGACGCAACCGGGTTTCGTTTATCGAACCGATCCGTTACTTTCCGAAAGAAACTCCCGGAACGACTACGGCTGCTTCTTAGGAGCGGGAAGCTCGTAGTGAAAGGTGATTTCGCAATACGCGCCGTCGTCGATATAACGAGTGCTCGTCGCTTCCATAAAAAACTGTCTGTTCTTTTGTTCTGGTTCCAACTCTTCGAGTTTGCGGGCAGCGATGGACTTGGCCGCAGTGCAGGAAGTATTCTTCATTTTGAACGTGTCGTTTTCTTCGACCGAACTGGAAGAAGCTCCCCCGATCGCGACTAATTTGTATTTATGCGGTCCTAAGGTTTCTACGGTCACGCCGGTATCGACGTGAATTCTTTCGTGGATTTGTTTCGTACAAGCCGCGAGTGCGATCAGAAACACGAGCGTAAAGTTTACGATTTTTATCATCCTATCCTCTAAAACATTCTTTTTTGATCAAAGCGTCTGCGCGAGTTCGTTCTTGTAACGATCGTAGTTGTAAAGAAGGTCTCTGCGTTTCGGTGCAAAGCCGCCTTCTTTCAAAAATTTCACCGCTTCTTTTTCGGTTTTGAGTCCGTAAGAACGAAGCACGTTTTCCTCGATGACCACGGAAGATATATCGTCCGCGCCGCTCGTCAGAGCCAGTTGACCGACGCCTTTTCCGAGAACCATCACCGAAGTTTCGATATGAGGAATGTTGTCCAAAAAGATTCTACAGATCCCGAGCACCTTCAGATATTCCTGTGTGGAAACCGCGCGCACCTTGAATCGTTTTGTCTGGGGTTGAAAGGTCCAAGGGATAAAGGATAAGAATCCTCCGGTCCGGTCTTGGAGGTTTCGCACAACGCTTAGGTGTTCGATCACTTCTTCCTGAGTTTCTTCCGAACCGAACACGATGTTCGCGCTTCCGGGAAGTCCCGCTTCGTGGCAGGTTTCCATCGCGCGAACCCATTCTTCCGTGGTCGCTTTTTTAGGAGAGATAATGTTTCTCATTCTGTCGGTGAGAATTTCGGCTCCCGCCCCGGGAACGGAATCCAGTCCCGCTTGTTTTAGGATTTGTAGGACCTCCTTCAGAGGAAGACCGGTGATCGTTTCGAGATTGATGATTTCCACCGGAGAAAACGCGCGGATATGCATGTCCGGATATTTCTTTTTCACGGAAGAAATGACGTTGAGATAATAGTCGAACGGAAGATCCGGATACACGCCGCCTTGCAAAAACATTTGGTCCGCACCTTCGCCGACCGCATAGTCCATCTTTTCCAAAATTTCTTCGGCGGAAAGAACGTAACCTTTTCCGTTTCCGATCTCATCCATAAAAGAACAAAAGCTGCATTCCACGTTGCAGTAATTCGTGTAATTGACGACGCGAAACATCGTATAACTCGCGTATTCGTGCGGGAGAATTCTTTCCCGAAGGCTACGGGCAGCCGCCATGATCTTAAGATGATCCCCTTCCCGATACAGAATCAGTGCTTCCTCGGGAGAAATTCGAACTCCGTCCAAGGCTTTTTCGAGAATCCGATCGCTGGGTTGAGATGAGAAGATAGAGGCCACTGTTACTCCTTATGAGCTGCGAACTTCGCAAAGAACACCTTCAAGCTTGGAGGGCGTTCTTTATTTTGCACCCTCTTTTTTGGAGAATTCTTCCCTGCCGTTTCTAAGAATTCAGACCTTAGAAAAGAAGCTTATGTTTGTTTCTATGGTTGTCTTTTTCTAAAAGAGACTTTGTCTCAATTCAATGCAAGTCCGTTTTACGGGAGAATTGTATGAGTTCCCACACTCCACGTTTTACGGGAGAACACGAGATCCACTCTGGAATCCGTATGAGTTCCCACACATGCCGTTTTCAGTAAGATCAAGACCGCCGTAATATCCGGAAAAACGTAGCAGTTCCCACATTCTTCCGGACTTCTTTTCAAAATGTAGGAACTACTACATTCCGCTCTCACGAAAATATCATTGAGTTTCAATCTCAAGAACGATCGTTCTACCAGAAACCCTTGATTTGAAAATTCCTCGACAGGGAGGTTCTCGATTCCTACGCTGTAAATCATTCACCAATCCACAAGAAAGGGTAACTCATCCATATGGCAATTTCTCAAATCGCCTTTCATTTGATCTTCACCATTTTATTCGTAATCGCGAATGTAGTTTTTGTTCGTGCGATCCTCTATCGCCTCAATCTGATTTTCAGCGCGAGAAAGGCCGCAGGAACCGAAAACTTTTTGGAAAATCCGAACTGGGTATTCCGAATCAATAGCTTTATTCAGAACGTAATTCTTCAAAAAAAGAATTTCAAAGAGCCTGTCCGCGGTATCATGCACGCGTTCATCTTCTACGGTTTCATAACCTATACGATTCACACTACAAGCCAGATGATCGCAGGTCTTATCGGGTACGGAATGGATGATCCGTATAAATTCTCCTTAGTAGGTTTCTTGTTCGGAGAACACGCGGGACATCTTTACGAGTCCATCGTACAAGTCGTTTCGATTCTCGTTTTAATCGGTCTCGGATTTTTTGCTTGGAGAAGATGGATTCAAAAAGCGAAAGGCCTCGACGTTCATTCTCCTGCGTCTGCGATCGTCATCAGCATGATTTCCATTCTGATGATCTCCACACTTTTGGGAGAAGGCGCAAAAGCGGTGGGAGCGGTTTACGACAGCCCTACTGAAAACGCTTCCTTTATCGCTGCCGGAATCGGTGCCGTTTGGAAATCCATCGGCGTGGAATATTCCACAGCGGACCTGGTCGTTCAAATCATGTGGTGGGTTCACATTCTTTCCGTATTCGCGTTCATGCTTTACGTGCCGACTTCCAAGCACGCACACTTGATCTTCGCACCGTTCAACTACTTCCTTCAATCCGATACTCCGAAGGGCGCTCTTTCCAAACTCAATTTGGAAGATGAAAACGTTGTTTGGGGTGTGAACCGTGTGGAAGATTTCCCCTGGCCGAACCTTCTCGACGGTATGTCTTGTATCGAATGCGGTCGCTGCCAAGTTCAATGTCCTGCAAACAGAACCGGAAAGGTTCTCAATCCGAAGATGATCATCGCGGATTTAAAACACGCCCTTTTGGATAAAATGCCCGAAGTCGCAAAGATCAGAGCGCAGGAAACCGATTCCGCGGTGGCTGCGGAAAAAGTCGCTGCTCTGGACACTGGAGTTATCAACAGCTACGAAGGTTTAAGCGAAGAAGCTCTTTGGGGTTGCACGACTTGTTACGCTTGCGTGGAGGCTTGTCCCGTTGGAAACAACCAGGTCAATGCGATCATGGAAATGAGAAGACACTTGGTTCTTGCGGAATCCAAATTCCCCGTGGAATTACAAAACGCATTCGTAAACATGGAAAACAACTCCAACCCTTGGGGTGTAGGAGCTCATACAAGAGCGGATTGGGCGGAAGGTCTTGGCGTTAAGACCATGGCCGAAGACGCAAACGTGGACGTTCTTTATTGGGTCGGTTGTGCGGGAGCTTTTGATGAAAGAAACAAAAGCATCGCGAAGTCTTTCGTAAAAATTCTCCAGAAGGCGGACGTGAAATTCGGAATCCTCGGAACGGAAGAAAACTGCTCCGGTGATTCTGCGAGACGAGGCGGGAACGAATACCTCTACCAAACTCTTGCGCAAGCGAACGTGGACACGATGAACGGATACAACGTGAAAAAAGTAGTAACCGCTTGTCCACACTGCTACAACACGATCAAAAACGAATATCCTCAGTTCGGCGGAAACTTCGAAGTGGTTCACCACTCCGAATTCATCAACGAGCTTGTTAAGGACAAAAAACTCGACGTGAAAACCGCGGAAGACGCTTCTTCCGGAAAATACACGTATCACGATTCCTGCTACATCGGCCGTTACAACGACAACTACGAGAACCCGAGAGACGTCGTGAAAAAAGTTGCCGGCGGAAAACTTGCGGAACCTTCCGATCACCACACAAAGGGTCTTTGCTGTGGAGCCGGTGGAGCTCAGATGTGGATGGAAGAACAAAACAACGATCGTGTCAACGTCAAGAGAACCAAACAGCTTCTCGATACGGGTGCGACTACGATCGCGACCGCTTGTCCTTTCTGCGTGACCATGATCACCGACGGTGTGAAACACGAAGGAAAGATCGAAGAAGTAAAAGTAAAAGACATTGCGGAGTTGGTTGCGGATAACCTCCAGTAACAAATTCTAATTTAGAATTTACGCAAAGGATTTTAGGAACCCGCCCTGCGACGCCGAGCGGGTTTCAAAGAATCCGAATAAAAAAGCCGGTTTTTAAACCGGCTTTTTTATTCCTAAAGCTCTCTTAGGTAAGGAGACAGATCCAATTCCAAAAATCGGTATTCTCCGCCGACATAAAAGCAATCTATGCAACCAATACCGCCGAGATGACTGCAACAACGCGGCGGGTCGTGCGGCACGCGCAATCGTAAATCAAAACTCAAGCGTCGCAACCAAACCGTTATCATTGTTCAATTCGAAGTTCGCGCGAATCTGTTGGGAGAGAATATGCATCAGAGTGAATCCGGTCGTATTCGATTTTTTTAAATCCACCGGAGTAGCCATCCCCACTCCGTTATCCTTTATGACTAATTTATAATTTTTTCCGCGTTTCGAAAAACGGATCTCGATCTTCGGATCCGAAAATTCTTTAAAAGCGTGCGTTAGAGAATTGTTTAATAGTTCGTTCAAGATCATCGCGCAAGGAATCGCGGTTTCGATCGGTAGATCGATTTTTTCCGATTCGTTACGAATGGTTACCCGCAAGTTTTTGTGTTTGTTCTTCAGATTCTCGATAATCTTTTCGATCACGCTCGAAAATTCGATGCTGTGATAATTATCCGCTTTATACAGAAAATTATGCACTTCGGACATCGTAAGAATTCGATTCTGAAACTCGAACAGGATTTTCTGCAAATCCGATTTGTCGTTGCGATGGAGGTCGGCCAAGCCGCTTAGGACTTGAAGATTATTTCTCACCCTATGATGAATTTCCTTAATCAATTCGTCCTTCTCCTTAATATAAGAATTCAGAAGATTGACCGTCAAAAAAGCGAGGATTATAAAAATGGTAAAACCGATCACCGAATCCACAAAGAATACGCTGTTGAACATATTTCTCTGGCTGAGTTTGTAAAAAAACAAGAGCATTATAATAAACGAATATAACGAGACAAAGAGCGTGGTCCGAATATTCGTGAACAATAAAAACAGCAGCACAAGAATGGAAAGACTCGGAATTATATTTCCGACCCGATTCGCAAAAAGTAAGGCGCCTCCAACCCCGATGGAAACGGAAAATAAAGTGATGATCAACGCCTTCTTGTATTGCCCCAACCAGAGCAGGAGAATCGCAAGGATCGAAGCGATGATAAAGAGTATAAAACTGGGACGATACGTTTCTTCCTTCTCGTAGAAAAAGAAAGTAAGCGAAAGACTCGCGAACGTAAGAACCACTATGTTAAACAGAAGTAAATATAAAGCCCTTACCCTTAAGATAAACGGTTCTTGTGCGTAAATACGTTGGAATTTTTTTACGATCATACGTCTTGAAACGATCCTGAACGAAACCGCGGCGCGGTGAAATGTTTATTGACAACTCTTGAAATTGTAACTCTATCAAATCGAATTTCAAGCTCAAAGGAATTTTTCGAGAGCACAGACGGCGTTTACGCGAAAGCGAAACGCGTTTTTCTACTTTGTTGCTCCGAATTCTATTTCGACATTTTGGCTTAATCCGTTCAAAGCCGGGTTTAAAACCCCGGAATTTTTAGTTTCAATCCATTCCCATCGAGTAACAACCACAAGAACCATCAACGAATAAATCGGAATAAACGGAAAGAATTAGAATATGATTCAAACAAAAGAATAACTGAAGATAGTTACATGATTCAAAAAATTATTAACATCTCGAGTGTATTTTGCGTAACATTATTCATTTCCAACTGTATGACAACGGAAGAACATTTCCGCCAATATGGGTTGAATAAAGCCTCTTTCGACATGGAGTGCCCCCAGGAAAAAATTCAAATCCATGTATTAGGAGAGTTATCAAGAGGAAACGGACAGGTGGGAGTTACCGGTTGCAATAAAAAAGCTTCTTACATAGCGGTCCAAGGAGCCGGTTGGGTTAACAATACGTCCTCAGTTTCCAATGAACGAGAAAGAGAACGAAACCAGAGACCAAGGTGAACGTCAAAAGTTTCTTTCAAAAAAAATAGGCGAAGTGACTAAAAAAAGCCGCTCCGCCTCAAAGACATCTGGTGCAAATACGAAATGTATGACTCCGAAATGAATCGGAATCTTACCAGAGTATTGCTTTTTTCTTACAAATCGATCCGCAGAAAAATACGGAGCGGCCGCTTTTAGAACGGATGAATCGGGTATTAAGCGGTTGGGGGATAATCCAAAAGGGTTATTTCCGGATTCTTCTTTTGAAAATATCCCTTGTCCCATTCCGTATCGAAGAGAAGCGCCGCTCTTCCGCCACGATCCGTTACGAGATTCGCGGAAGACGGAACCTTGGGCAGATCCTCTTGTCCGATCCAACAAGAAATCACATACGGAAGAATCGTGATCGTGGACGGGGCGTTGTACTCGTCCATCAGTCTTCGACGAAAAACTTCGAATTGAAGTTGGCCCATCGCGCCGATGATCGGCAATCCTCCCCCGATCGTCTGTGAAGAGAACAAATGAAGAATTCCTTCTTCCGCGAGTTGATCGATTCCTTTTCGAAAGCTTTTCATGCTCGCCGTATCAGCCGAAGAAATCGTCGCAAAGAGTTCGGGCGCGAATACGGGAAGTCCTTTTAAATCGGGAACCTTGGAAGAAGCCACAATATCTCCGATCGCATAGGTGCCCGGGTTGACGAGCCCGATGATGTCGCCGGGATACGCTTCATCCACAGTATTTCGATCTTGTCCGAAGAACGCGAACGACGAGGAAAGTTTCACCGACTTTCCCAATCTTCCGTGAAGCACGTTGAGCCCTCGTTCGAACTTACCAGAAGTCACGCGTAAAAAAGCGATTCGGTCTCTGTGTTGCCGGTTCATGTTCGCCTGAACCTTAAAGATAAATCCGCTGAACGGAGTATGGATCGGATCCAAACGGGAACCGTCCTTCAAAGGAAAGAACAAAGGAGGCGGCGCGATTTTGATAAACTCGTCGAGAAACAATTGAATTCCGAAGTTGTTCACGGCGGAACCGAAGAACACCGGAGTAATCTTGGATTCC of Leptospira sanjuanensis contains these proteins:
- a CDS encoding peptide chain release factor 3, with protein sequence MSETITQKPNQSIEEETKRRRTFAIIAHPDAGKTTLTEKLLLYGGAIQLAGAVKARKNRKAATSDWMEMEKEKGISITSAALQFEYNGFVLNLLDTPGHEDFSEDTYRTLIAADTAVMVLDAGKGVEPQTIKLFKVCRDRGIPIVTFINKMDRPTKNLFVLLDEIEKVLGIAAVPMVWPIGTGVDFSGVYSRKDKKILTYDKTPGGSQKSSFQTSGVNDPELDSRFEDWVLKSFREELELVEGGISEFNQEDFLESKITPVFFGSAVNNFGIQLFLDEFIKIAPPPLFFPLKDGSRLDPIHTPFSGFIFKVQANMNRQHRDRIAFLRVTSGKFERGLNVLHGRLGKSVKLSSSFAFFGQDRNTVDEAYPGDIIGLVNPGTYAIGDIVASSKVPDLKGLPVFAPELFATISSADTASMKSFRKGIDQLAEEGILHLFSSQTIGGGLPIIGAMGQLQFEVFRRRLMDEYNAPSTITILPYVISCWIGQEDLPKVPSSANLVTDRGGRAALLFDTEWDKGYFQKKNPEITLLDYPPTA